Proteins from a single region of Nitrospinota bacterium:
- the rplT gene encoding 50S ribosomal protein L20, producing the protein MPRAVNGTVSRKRRKKILDLASGYRSVRSKAYRKARESVEKGLCYAYRDRKVRKREFRRLWIARINAAVRANGLTYSKFMHGLKLANIELDRKVLSDLAIHNQDAFQTLTKTAQAQLA; encoded by the coding sequence ATGCCTCGCGCAGTAAATGGAACCGTTTCAAGAAAAAGACGAAAAAAAATACTTGATTTAGCCTCCGGGTACCGGAGTGTACGAAGCAAGGCTTATCGAAAGGCTAGAGAATCCGTTGAAAAAGGGCTGTGTTATGCCTATCGGGATCGGAAAGTTCGCAAACGTGAATTTCGACGCCTGTGGATCGCTCGCATCAATGCCGCAGTGAGAGCAAACGGATTGACCTACAGCAAGTTCATGCACGGACTGAAGCTCGCCAATATTGAACTTGACCGTAAAGTTCTCTCCGATCTTGCCATCCACAACCAGGATGCCTTTCAGACCTTGACAAAAACCGCCCAGGCGCAGCTGGCTTGA
- the rpmI gene encoding 50S ribosomal protein L35 — translation MPKMKTNKGAAKRFRKTGTGKIKGNHAGASHILTSKSTKTKRNLRKSRILSPGDAKRIKVLIPY, via the coding sequence ATGCCAAAAATGAAAACCAACAAAGGCGCCGCCAAGCGTTTCAGGAAAACCGGTACAGGGAAAATCAAGGGGAACCACGCCGGTGCCAGCCACATCCTGACCAGCAAAAGTACCAAGACGAAACGAAATTTAAGAAAATCCAGGATCTTGTCCCCTGGAGATGCTAAACGCATTAAAGTCTTGATTCCCTACTAG
- the infC gene encoding translation initiation factor IF-3, whose translation MNDNKQRINKMIRVKEVSVISDDGEQMGVFLTEEAISMAMEQNLDLVEVAPQAKPPVCRIMDFGKFKYRQSKKAHEAKKNQKIVHLKEVKFRPNTDQHDFDFKLKHVFRFIEAGDKAKVVIFFKGREIVHRENGVKLLNRVIAATDEIAAVETAAKQEGRTLIVILAPKGKKKGQ comes from the coding sequence ATTAACGACAATAAGCAACGCATCAATAAAATGATTCGAGTTAAAGAAGTCAGTGTCATCAGTGACGACGGAGAGCAGATGGGAGTATTCCTCACCGAAGAAGCGATCAGTATGGCAATGGAACAGAATCTGGATCTTGTTGAAGTAGCGCCTCAGGCCAAGCCCCCCGTTTGCCGCATCATGGATTTCGGGAAATTCAAATACCGTCAGAGTAAAAAAGCGCACGAAGCCAAGAAGAACCAAAAGATCGTCCACCTGAAGGAAGTTAAATTCAGGCCCAATACCGACCAGCATGATTTTGATTTCAAGCTGAAGCACGTTTTTCGTTTCATTGAAGCGGGAGACAAGGCCAAAGTGGTTATATTTTTTAAAGGCCGAGAAATCGTTCATCGCGAAAACGGCGTAAAATTGCTCAACCGGGTCATTGCCGCAACCGATGAAATTGCAGCGGTCGAGACCGCCGCCAAGCAGGAAGGCCGGACACTGATTGTGATCCTTGCGCCAAAAGGCAAGAAGAAAGGCCAGTGA
- the thrS gene encoding threonine--tRNA ligase, with amino-acid sequence MSKTTENYDLETIRHSAAHLMAQAVKQLYPETKVTIGPVIEDGFYYDFSREQPFVPEDLEKIEALMKEIVAKDLEIVRQELPRADALKMFDSLGESFKKEIIDDIDSDQALSVYTQGEFTDLCRGPHVGSTKDLKSFKLLHTSASYWRGDERNPVLQRIYGTAWHNDKELRQYLNRLEEAKKRDHRKLGKELDLYSVTDEIGPGLILWHPKGARIRGLIEDFWKKEHYKNGYEMVYSPHAAKVDLWKTSGHMAFYKENIFSPMDIEGKEYVMKPMNCPFHIQIFQSHLRSYRDLPIRFGEFGTVYRYERSGVLHGLLRVRGFTQDDAHLFCRPSQLEEEIVKVLDLILFVLKSFGFEEYKVYLSTQPEKFVGEQEDWEKATHALKAALEKSDLAYEIDPGEGVFYGPKIDIKIKDSLNRYWQVSTVQVDFNLPQRFNISYIEENGQRQQPIMIHRALMGSLERFFGCLIEHYAGAFPLWLAPTQVILLPITDNQLPYVEELTRLLEKEEIRVEKDLRNEKIGFKIREAQLQKIPYMIVLGEKEVETLTLAVRKRRAKETRTMDIDAFLEEIRTNVRDKTIDCL; translated from the coding sequence ATGAGCAAGACAACTGAAAATTACGATCTGGAAACCATCCGCCACAGTGCCGCCCATTTGATGGCGCAGGCTGTGAAGCAGTTGTATCCCGAAACTAAAGTGACGATCGGCCCCGTGATTGAAGACGGGTTCTATTATGACTTTTCCCGGGAACAACCGTTTGTGCCGGAAGATCTGGAAAAAATAGAAGCCTTGATGAAGGAAATTGTAGCAAAAGATCTCGAAATCGTCCGCCAGGAACTCCCGCGAGCCGATGCGCTCAAGATGTTCGACTCGCTGGGTGAATCTTTCAAGAAAGAGATCATCGACGACATCGATTCCGATCAAGCCTTGTCGGTTTACACGCAAGGGGAGTTCACGGACCTTTGCCGTGGCCCGCACGTCGGCTCCACCAAAGATTTAAAATCGTTCAAGCTGTTGCACACCTCCGCCTCCTACTGGCGTGGGGATGAGCGCAACCCCGTGTTGCAGAGAATCTACGGGACCGCCTGGCATAATGATAAAGAACTTCGCCAATACCTGAATCGACTGGAAGAAGCCAAGAAACGCGACCACCGCAAACTCGGAAAAGAACTGGATTTGTATTCAGTGACCGATGAAATCGGACCGGGGCTGATCCTGTGGCATCCCAAGGGCGCGAGAATCCGCGGCCTGATCGAAGACTTCTGGAAAAAAGAGCACTATAAAAACGGCTATGAGATGGTTTACAGCCCGCACGCCGCCAAAGTGGACTTATGGAAAACCAGCGGACACATGGCTTTCTATAAAGAAAACATATTCTCGCCCATGGATATCGAGGGCAAGGAATATGTGATGAAACCCATGAACTGCCCGTTTCATATTCAAATTTTTCAGAGCCACCTGCGTAGCTACCGCGACCTTCCCATCCGTTTCGGGGAATTTGGCACGGTTTACCGCTATGAGCGTTCCGGCGTTCTGCATGGTCTTTTGCGGGTTCGCGGCTTCACCCAGGACGACGCGCATCTGTTTTGCCGTCCCAGCCAGCTTGAAGAAGAAATCGTCAAGGTGCTGGATCTGATTCTATTCGTTCTCAAGTCCTTCGGGTTTGAAGAGTACAAAGTCTATCTCAGCACCCAGCCGGAAAAATTCGTCGGCGAGCAGGAAGATTGGGAAAAAGCCACCCATGCCCTGAAAGCGGCCTTGGAGAAATCCGATCTTGCCTATGAAATCGATCCTGGGGAAGGCGTGTTTTATGGTCCCAAAATCGACATCAAAATCAAGGACAGCTTGAACCGTTACTGGCAGGTTTCGACCGTGCAGGTCGATTTTAACCTTCCCCAGCGGTTCAACATCAGTTATATTGAGGAAAATGGTCAGCGTCAGCAGCCGATCATGATCCATCGCGCCCTGATGGGCTCCCTGGAGCGTTTTTTCGGATGCCTGATTGAGCATTATGCCGGCGCTTTTCCTTTATGGCTCGCGCCGACCCAGGTCATCCTGCTTCCGATCACCGATAACCAGCTTCCTTATGTAGAAGAGTTGACCCGACTCCTCGAAAAGGAAGAGATCCGGGTAGAAAAAGACTTGCGTAATGAAAAGATTGGGTTCAAAATCAGGGAAGCCCAGTTACAGAAGATCCCATATATGATTGTTTTGGGTGAAAAGGAAGTCGAGACCCTGACGCTTGCCGTCAGGAAGCGCCGGGCCAAGGAAACTCGAACGATGGACATAGACGCCTTTCTCGAAGAAATAAGAACCAATGTACGAGACAAAACCATCGATTGCTTATAA
- the thiC gene encoding phosphomethylpyrimidine synthase ThiC: MTDNTPSNGSRLNQLTTHPLSPNSKKIYVAGSIHKDIRVPFREITLTDSAPHSGNGGNGAASNGSILVYDTSGPYTDPNVKIDPHKGLAPIRAKWISDRGDVEAYEGRAVLPVDNGHKRPEQTEITQQFNREGMQILRAKPGKNVSQMHYARKGIITPEMEYIAIRENQRRVELDQDANREHRLRGNSFGASIPDEITPEFVRDEIALGRAIIPVNINHPEIEPIIIGRNFLVKINANIGNSAVTSSIEEEVEKMVWATRWGADTVMDLSTGKNIHDTREWIIRNSSVPIGTVPIYQALEKVEGKAEELTWEIYRDTLIEQAEQGVDYFTIHAGVLLSYVPMTAKRVTGIVSRGGAIMAKWCLAHHKENFLYTHFEDICEIMQAYDVSFSLGDGLRPGSSADANDEGQFAELETLGELTKVAWKYEVQTMIEGPGHVPMHLIKENMEKQLKECHEAPFYTLGPLTTDIAPGYDHFTSGIGAAMIGWFGCAMLCYVTPKEHLGLPNRDDVKEGVITYKIAAHAADVAKGHPGARVRDDALSKARFEFRWEDQFNLSLDPERARAYHDETMPSESAKVAHFCSMCGPHFCSMKITQDVRDYAQKKGLEEEKALEEGMKEMSKTFKDRGSEIYSQPS, translated from the coding sequence ATGACCGACAATACACCCAGCAATGGCAGCCGGCTCAATCAATTGACCACGCACCCCCTGTCCCCCAATTCCAAAAAAATATATGTCGCAGGCTCCATACACAAGGACATCCGCGTTCCCTTCAGGGAAATAACGTTAACGGATAGCGCGCCCCATTCGGGGAATGGCGGCAACGGTGCCGCGTCCAATGGTTCCATTCTCGTCTACGACACCTCCGGGCCTTACACCGACCCCAATGTAAAAATCGACCCCCACAAAGGGCTTGCGCCTATTCGAGCTAAATGGATTTCAGACCGGGGAGATGTCGAAGCCTACGAAGGTCGAGCCGTCCTTCCGGTTGACAATGGTCACAAGCGTCCTGAGCAAACCGAAATCACCCAGCAGTTCAACCGCGAAGGAATGCAGATTCTGCGTGCCAAACCCGGTAAAAATGTGAGCCAGATGCATTATGCCCGAAAAGGCATCATTACTCCTGAGATGGAGTATATCGCCATCCGTGAAAACCAGCGGCGCGTCGAACTGGATCAGGACGCCAACCGGGAACACCGCCTCCGAGGCAATTCCTTTGGAGCCAGCATCCCCGATGAAATCACCCCCGAGTTTGTCCGCGACGAGATTGCCCTGGGACGCGCCATCATCCCGGTCAATATCAATCATCCTGAAATCGAGCCGATCATCATCGGCAGAAATTTTCTGGTGAAAATCAACGCCAACATCGGCAATTCCGCCGTCACCTCCTCCATCGAGGAGGAAGTGGAAAAAATGGTCTGGGCCACCCGCTGGGGCGCAGACACGGTGATGGACCTCTCCACCGGAAAAAATATTCACGATACGAGGGAGTGGATCATTCGCAATTCATCCGTACCCATCGGCACCGTGCCGATTTATCAGGCATTGGAAAAAGTTGAAGGCAAGGCGGAGGAGCTGACCTGGGAGATCTACCGCGACACTCTCATCGAGCAGGCGGAACAAGGGGTGGACTATTTCACCATTCATGCCGGCGTGCTCTTGTCTTATGTCCCCATGACCGCAAAACGGGTCACGGGCATCGTTTCCCGCGGCGGCGCCATCATGGCCAAATGGTGTCTGGCGCATCACAAGGAAAATTTCCTCTACACCCATTTTGAAGATATCTGCGAAATCATGCAGGCTTATGACGTCAGCTTCTCTTTGGGAGACGGCCTGCGTCCCGGCTCCAGCGCCGACGCCAATGACGAAGGCCAGTTTGCCGAGTTGGAAACGCTGGGGGAACTCACCAAAGTCGCCTGGAAATATGAAGTCCAGACCATGATCGAAGGCCCCGGCCATGTGCCCATGCACCTGATCAAGGAAAACATGGAAAAACAGCTCAAGGAATGTCATGAAGCGCCTTTTTACACCTTAGGCCCTTTAACCACCGACATCGCTCCGGGCTACGACCACTTCACCAGCGGCATCGGCGCCGCCATGATCGGCTGGTTCGGATGCGCCATGCTCTGTTACGTGACCCCCAAGGAGCATCTGGGGCTTCCCAACCGCGACGACGTGAAAGAAGGGGTTATCACTTACAAAATTGCCGCCCACGCCGCCGATGTGGCCAAGGGCCATCCGGGAGCCCGGGTGCGGGACGACGCCTTGAGCAAGGCGCGTTTTGAGTTCCGCTGGGAGGATCAGTTCAACCTGTCCCTCGACCCGGAACGGGCGCGGGCGTATCACGATGAAACCATGCCCTCGGAATCCGCCAAGGTGGCGCATTTCTGCTCGATGTGCGGCCCGCATTTCTGTTCCATGAAAATCACTCAGGATGTCCGGGATTACGCCCAGAAAAAGGGACTTGAAGAGGAAAAAGCCCTTGAAGAGGGCATGAAAGAGATGTCAAAAACGTTTAAAGACAGGGGAAGCGAAATTTATAGCCAACCGTCTTGA
- the thiE gene encoding thiamine phosphate synthase, translating into MHPLDDLKVYLITQRSCFSEHDFLPCLELALEGGVRAVQLREKDLSTEELLKLAQKVKLATEKYGAKLFINERADIAHQTGAEGVHLTEASAPVEKVRKNFPNLLIGVSTHSLESARQAELGGADFITFSPIYETPSKKEFGPPQGLDRLQEVCREIKIPVLALGGISKDRVPPVLDQGAFGVALISGIWNGPDIKQESFEYMKFFGRR; encoded by the coding sequence ATGCATCCTCTGGATGATCTCAAAGTGTACCTGATCACCCAGCGCTCCTGTTTTTCGGAGCACGATTTTTTGCCCTGTCTGGAACTAGCCCTTGAAGGCGGTGTTCGGGCCGTGCAATTACGGGAAAAAGACCTCAGCACCGAGGAACTTTTAAAATTGGCCCAAAAAGTTAAGTTAGCGACGGAAAAGTACGGCGCAAAGTTATTTATAAATGAACGGGCGGACATCGCCCATCAAACGGGCGCTGAAGGCGTACATCTTACAGAAGCCAGCGCTCCCGTGGAAAAAGTTCGAAAGAATTTCCCCAACCTGCTGATCGGCGTATCCACGCACTCCCTGGAAAGCGCGCGCCAGGCAGAATTGGGAGGAGCTGACTTCATAACCTTCAGCCCGATATACGAAACGCCTTCCAAGAAGGAGTTCGGTCCGCCCCAGGGGCTGGACCGATTGCAGGAAGTCTGCCGGGAAATTAAAATTCCTGTTCTCGCATTGGGAGGAATTAGTAAAGACCGAGTCCCACCCGTTCTGGATCAAGGAGCCTTCGGAGTCGCCTTAATCTCTGGCATCTGGAACGGTCCCGATATAAAACAAGAATCCTTTGAATATATGAAATTCTTCGGAAGGAGATAA
- a CDS encoding thiazole synthase has translation MENTVAAEKNSFKIGDKTLTSRLIVGTGKYASFEETRRAIEISGAEIVTVAVRRIELDTTKESLLNHLDPKKYIFLPNTAGCYSVKEAVMTCQLAREAGLGNFVKVEVIGDEKTLFPDNEATLEASRLLVKDGFQVLPYCTDDVVLCKKLEDLGCVAVMPLAAPIGSGLGIRNPYNIRLILEAVKVPVIIDAGVGTASDASLAMELGVTGLLMNSAIAGARDPLKMALAMKMAVESGRLAFEAGRIPKKLYASASSPLEGLIDI, from the coding sequence ATGGAAAATACAGTCGCCGCAGAAAAGAACAGTTTTAAAATTGGCGATAAAACCCTGACGTCACGATTGATCGTCGGCACGGGGAAATACGCTTCCTTTGAAGAAACTCGTCGAGCGATTGAAATTTCCGGCGCCGAAATCGTGACCGTAGCCGTCCGCCGCATCGAGCTGGACACCACCAAGGAATCGCTGCTCAACCACCTCGATCCCAAAAAATACATATTTCTACCGAACACCGCCGGTTGCTATTCCGTGAAGGAAGCGGTCATGACCTGTCAGCTGGCCCGGGAAGCCGGGTTGGGCAATTTCGTCAAAGTGGAAGTCATCGGCGATGAAAAAACCTTATTCCCCGACAACGAGGCCACGCTCGAAGCCTCCCGGTTGCTGGTCAAGGACGGGTTTCAGGTATTGCCCTATTGTACGGACGATGTCGTATTGTGCAAAAAACTCGAAGACCTGGGCTGTGTCGCCGTCATGCCTCTGGCCGCGCCGATCGGCTCTGGCTTAGGCATTCGCAACCCTTACAACATCAGGCTGATTCTGGAAGCGGTCAAGGTACCCGTAATTATAGACGCCGGTGTCGGCACCGCATCCGACGCCAGCCTGGCCATGGAACTGGGTGTGACCGGCTTGTTGATGAACTCCGCCATCGCCGGAGCCCGTGACCCGTTAAAAATGGCTTTGGCCATGAAAATGGCGGTCGAGAGCGGCAGGCTGGCTTTTGAAGCGGGCAGGATTCCTAAAAAATTATACGCATCCGCCAGCAGTCCGTTGGAAGGGTTGATAGATATTTAA
- the thiS gene encoding sulfur carrier protein ThiS, with amino-acid sequence MKLKWGISVKLTINGEEREIHSSNTVTELVEELKIVAPNIAVAVNHQVVPRSQYPTTAVQEGDTIEIVHAVGGGV; translated from the coding sequence ATGAAGTTAAAATGGGGAATCTCGGTGAAGCTGACGATTAACGGTGAAGAACGGGAAATTCATTCCAGTAATACCGTGACCGAACTGGTAGAAGAGCTGAAAATTGTAGCTCCCAACATCGCCGTGGCCGTCAATCATCAGGTCGTTCCCAGATCGCAGTACCCGACCACCGCCGTTCAAGAGGGCGATACCATAGAGATCGTCCACGCAGTTGGCGGCGGAGTTTAA
- a CDS encoding SH3 domain-containing protein, protein MTREDRELFDRALFRQENNRSAAAIKVWKQFLQKYPRSFEAHNNLGLVYFGDDQVGPSIVEFETALSLEPNDEKIKNNLVRVLMFKSTLLNEARDYNGAVDTLKQAQELSSPEQKEKIGFIIEKFEDKVFEQAKQSNTLQAYEGFLKRFPNSGKKADEARTKIAGLKPISSEVSETALDGMQTEDSSPAVSPGGTEIPDSDPAPAMAKTGDEDMEKDISGAESSILESADKGHMDEVGSPMKEGAGKIMETAEKAEERPLIESLDEGIVPEQPQEVVRSVDRPIEIATQPEPKPSTGTDLFPAQEPPEVANLFDSLEGSQPPKKIVEIVTRNDPLRVREEPSSNSRVLGTVDKGSQFPFVREQNGWYKVQFSSGQMGWVSKKFSRLME, encoded by the coding sequence ATGACAAGAGAGGACCGGGAGCTTTTTGACCGGGCCTTGTTCCGGCAGGAGAACAACAGGAGTGCGGCGGCGATCAAGGTGTGGAAACAATTCCTGCAGAAATATCCGCGTTCTTTTGAGGCTCACAATAACCTGGGCCTGGTTTATTTTGGAGACGATCAAGTGGGCCCGTCCATTGTCGAATTTGAAACCGCCCTGTCGCTGGAGCCAAACGACGAGAAAATCAAAAATAATCTGGTCCGGGTGCTCATGTTCAAGTCCACCCTCCTTAATGAAGCCAGGGATTACAACGGCGCGGTCGATACCCTGAAACAGGCGCAGGAACTTTCTTCACCGGAGCAGAAGGAGAAAATCGGTTTTATTATTGAGAAGTTTGAAGATAAAGTTTTCGAGCAAGCCAAACAATCCAACACGTTGCAAGCTTACGAAGGTTTCCTCAAACGTTTTCCAAACAGCGGGAAAAAAGCCGATGAAGCGCGGACGAAAATAGCAGGACTGAAGCCAATAAGTTCTGAAGTGAGTGAAACTGCGCTGGATGGCATGCAAACGGAAGATTCTTCACCAGCCGTTTCGCCGGGTGGTACAGAGATTCCGGACAGTGATCCCGCGCCTGCAATGGCGAAGACAGGTGATGAGGACATGGAGAAAGATATTTCCGGGGCTGAAAGCTCGATCCTGGAAAGTGCGGACAAAGGGCACATGGATGAAGTTGGCTCCCCCATGAAAGAAGGGGCCGGGAAAATCATGGAAACAGCCGAAAAAGCTGAGGAACGGCCTTTGATTGAAAGTCTGGATGAGGGAATTGTTCCCGAGCAACCGCAAGAAGTTGTGCGCAGTGTCGATCGTCCTATAGAAATCGCCACGCAACCGGAGCCCAAACCCTCCACCGGCACCGATCTTTTCCCCGCTCAAGAGCCGCCGGAAGTTGCCAATCTGTTTGACTCTCTTGAAGGGAGCCAGCCGCCGAAAAAGATCGTGGAGATCGTCACTCGCAATGATCCGCTCAGAGTCAGGGAAGAACCTTCCTCGAACTCCAGGGTTCTTGGTACCGTGGATAAGGGTTCGCAGTTCCCCTTTGTCAGAGAACAGAATGGATGGTATAAGGTTCAATTTTCCTCGGGCCAAATGGGTTGGGTTTCAAAAAAATTCTCGCGGCTGATGGAATAA
- a CDS encoding terpene cyclase/mutase family protein has translation MTTIAQEELDQLIANEWQYLDSKKGEWSLLEGEQDMEVLEHILRCILHLGSTRTFGNDFRECVKVQNPDGGWSKVSHANQTSMWITTFVALKLCRGNLILQDPEIEAAIQRALEYVLSTQEADGHWNDPEWSHLDTTCSVTCFLTIYQVTHDRQSEERINKARIGGFEFVKNWQQDSGLWKDNTFHPAGIETTAHLMQYTLVPAYFMDGIDYAEKLCMDVADSLAGEQAANGSWDQENMDHTMDACRNLMLVADTFGKREKFTPFIAKGVRWLIDEKNDQGWGDFPEEPSNVERTADGLDTLLKFRRFCSGDPMSHFWAYSK, from the coding sequence ATGACCACGATTGCGCAGGAAGAACTCGATCAATTGATTGCCAATGAATGGCAATATCTGGACTCCAAAAAAGGCGAATGGAGCCTCCTGGAAGGTGAGCAGGACATGGAGGTTTTGGAACATATTCTAAGATGTATTCTGCACTTGGGAAGCACACGGACATTCGGAAACGATTTCCGGGAATGCGTGAAGGTACAAAACCCGGATGGCGGCTGGTCTAAAGTGTCTCATGCCAACCAGACCTCGATGTGGATCACGACGTTTGTGGCCTTGAAACTTTGCCGGGGCAACCTCATTTTGCAGGACCCTGAGATCGAGGCTGCCATTCAACGGGCGCTGGAATACGTGCTGTCCACTCAGGAAGCGGACGGGCATTGGAACGACCCTGAATGGTCGCACCTGGATACCACCTGCTCGGTGACTTGTTTTCTAACCATCTATCAGGTCACGCATGACAGGCAGAGTGAAGAAAGGATTAACAAGGCGAGAATCGGCGGCTTTGAGTTTGTCAAGAACTGGCAACAGGACTCCGGGTTATGGAAGGATAACACCTTTCATCCTGCCGGCATTGAAACCACCGCTCATCTGATGCAATACACCCTCGTGCCAGCGTATTTTATGGATGGAATTGATTACGCCGAAAAACTTTGCATGGATGTCGCCGACTCGCTGGCAGGAGAACAAGCGGCCAATGGCTCCTGGGACCAGGAAAACATGGATCACACGATGGATGCCTGCCGCAATCTGATGCTGGTTGCCGATACGTTTGGCAAGCGTGAAAAATTCACGCCCTTCATTGCAAAAGGCGTTCGCTGGCTCATCGACGAAAAAAACGACCAGGGCTGGGGCGACTTTCCAGAAGAACCCAGTAACGTGGAACGCACGGCGGACGGTCTGGACACGCTGCTTAAGTTCAGAAGATTTTGTTCCGGCGACCCTATGTCGCATTTCTGGGCCTACAGTAAATAG
- a CDS encoding NTP transferase domain-containing protein — MEAIILLAGYGSRLNRQDIPHKALLPFSGGTLLSRHLSCLQELGIERTHLILGHNKEKVESYVRGLQLELPIEFIDNKVYRTTGNTLSMVMGLRQCSGDVLILDGDVLYPRRILIDYVRASGPTSFALTPGEIDDEESSKALLKASGDIHAFITKRHFTEEEKNGFAFGGEAIGFFKLSAVNVNRFVDLYEQHEAEYEKVLWEIPFTEFARDVDLAAWSTTQPGCFEIDTQEEYEHALDYFGRHRDIYG, encoded by the coding sequence ATGGAAGCAATTATTCTTTTAGCCGGATACGGGTCGCGCCTGAACCGGCAGGACATTCCCCACAAAGCGTTATTGCCTTTCAGCGGCGGCACTCTTCTTTCCCGCCACCTTTCCTGTTTGCAGGAACTGGGAATCGAACGCACGCACCTGATTCTGGGGCACAACAAAGAGAAGGTTGAGAGCTATGTTCGGGGCTTACAGCTCGAGTTGCCCATCGAATTCATCGATAACAAGGTTTATCGAACCACCGGAAACACGCTTTCGATGGTAATGGGGCTCAGGCAATGCTCAGGTGATGTCCTCATTCTGGATGGAGATGTTCTTTACCCGCGGCGGATTTTAATCGATTATGTGCGGGCGTCAGGCCCGACTTCTTTCGCGTTGACTCCCGGAGAAATTGATGACGAAGAATCATCGAAGGCGTTGTTGAAGGCATCCGGGGACATTCATGCGTTTATCACCAAACGGCATTTCACCGAGGAAGAGAAAAACGGATTTGCGTTTGGCGGGGAAGCGATCGGGTTTTTTAAACTCTCAGCAGTCAACGTGAATCGATTTGTGGATTTGTACGAGCAACACGAAGCCGAGTACGAGAAAGTTCTCTGGGAAATCCCGTTCACCGAATTTGCTCGTGACGTGGACCTTGCGGCCTGGAGCACGACCCAGCCGGGTTGTTTTGAAATCGACACGCAGGAAGAGTACGAACACGCTCTTGATTATTTCGGGCGCCATCGCGATATTTACGGTTGA
- a CDS encoding HAD-IA family hydrolase, with product MLTKYKAVFFDVGGTLLRVHPSVGEVYTRHARSYGFSGDAADVDKQFRLQWNAMGGIESLGRQSGMTIEKKFWRDLVFQVFEHFGGLQDFENYFEQIYDVFRKKDCWRVYEDVLESGILEKLKRRGVILGVVSNWDSRLQDTLDDIGLARHFDFILASTVVGSAKPDQKIFAEALKLSGVRAEEACHIGDEPLTDIKGARLAGVDGILIDRTGRHADFPALKVSSFLEMV from the coding sequence ATGTTAACCAAATACAAGGCGGTGTTTTTCGACGTTGGCGGGACTCTGCTGCGCGTGCATCCATCGGTCGGGGAAGTTTATACCCGGCATGCCCGGAGCTACGGGTTTTCCGGTGACGCGGCAGATGTGGACAAGCAATTCCGTCTGCAATGGAACGCGATGGGCGGCATTGAATCGCTGGGTCGGCAAAGTGGAATGACGATAGAGAAAAAATTCTGGCGGGATCTTGTATTTCAAGTGTTCGAACATTTTGGCGGTTTGCAGGATTTTGAAAATTATTTCGAGCAGATCTACGATGTGTTCCGGAAAAAGGACTGCTGGCGGGTTTATGAAGATGTTTTAGAGTCGGGCATTCTGGAAAAATTAAAGCGCCGAGGGGTTATTTTGGGAGTCGTTTCGAACTGGGATTCACGACTTCAAGACACTCTGGATGATATCGGGCTGGCCCGGCATTTCGATTTTATCCTCGCGTCAACGGTGGTGGGGTCGGCCAAACCGGATCAAAAGATATTCGCTGAGGCGTTAAAATTGAGCGGAGTCCGCGCGGAGGAAGCCTGCCACATCGGCGACGAACCGCTGACGGACATCAAGGGGGCAAGGCTCGCGGGAGTGGATGGGATTCTCATCGACCGGACCGGGCGGCATGCAGATTTCCCGGCTCTAAAAGTGAGTTCTTTTCTGGAGATGGTTTGA